The genomic segment ACATGTCAAACAAAGGAAGAAGTCCATtcaaacaatttaaatttcacCATCATTAAGgatacttttatttcttctctcaTTAATTTGTACAGAATTCATCAAGAGTTCttcaccaaaattaaaaatcaatcccAAAAATAGTTCATGACAAAGAACATAAAATAACATGCCCTTGAATTGCAAGGTGATAATATTTACATTTTGCTAACTCAGATACTTAGAGATTTATCATGAAAAATAGAAATCAAGAAAAGTTAAACAACCAACCTTTTCATAGCTACTCTattgatttttcttcaatcTCGAAGTTGAGGATGATGATTTGAAGTCAGGATTCGAAGTTCTGATAATGAATAAAAGTGTTTCAAGCAGCATACCAAGAACCAATCCTAGAATACCTCCAGCGGCATTCTGAGAATAAAAAACCAAGCATCACCAAATTCAgtacaaaataattaaaagcaCCCAGACAGCTATTTATAAATTTGAGAATGGGATTTTGAAGATACCATGGTAGAATTGTGGTTAAACAATGCTCTGAATGCAAAATATCCGCCCAAATACCCAGTAAACATTATCAGTGAAACATGTAAACCTGTTTGTGCATACATCATCGAAAGCATAAATGTGAGAAAAGATCTTGCAATTGGGAAAaaacatattatttaaacTTCCTTTTCTTACCGTTTGATCGTTCTTTTTTCTACTTACAATTTATTTTCAGAAATTAAAAGGCAAAATATTCTCAAAGAAAACTACTAACCAAAGCCAAGCTGATCCTTATAATTAGAGAAAGGTTCATTCAAATCCTTCTTCGGCGTGATATCTTTAACAAGGTCTTCATACTCTTTCCTCTCCGCTATTTCTTTAAGCTTCCTTAATCTTTGCTTCAATTCTTCGCTCTATcgattcaaacaaaaaaaacaacaCCACCAACTTAATTTCACGGttaataagaaaatgcaaCCAAAAACATACctagaaagttgaaaactaAATCATGATTCATTTACCTTCTCTCTCAGTTTAGGGCTGGTGAAAACAAAATCAGATCCGGAGAacaatgaaatcaatttgGGTCTTGTGCCAACATCTGACCCGATCCATATACTTCGGATCGGCTTGTACGGTGCATTGGTTCGTGAGGAAAGAGTGAGAGCGAGTTGTCGAAACTCTTGAGAAAGGCATGGATCATTTGACGCTGAGAGAAGAAACAAGCGAATGGATTCGGTCACGGTGATCACAAGTTCGGGCTGGCTCTGCGTGTCGCCGAAACTCATTCTTCTTAATTTGCTGCAAAGGAGAGGGAGGGAGAAGCGTCTCTGATATGGTAAAGCTTCccgaaaaaggaaaattgtaaacaaataaaaagtcCAATCATAAACGGCACAGTTTTAACTAAgatgcataaaattaaaccAGATCAATGATCCGATCAAACCAAATGAAATTTCGATAAAAACAAATCCGATCCAATTAGTCTATTCAGCGTATCAATCCTACAAATTTGATCCAAtcgatttatttaattgattctcggttataaatttttttatcaaatcgACTAAAAAACTTAacttaatattatatattatacacttatataaaatacatatttaCCATTTACTACTTACTTAGTTGCTAttagaattaattttattatttttactatgttaaattttgaatattagAATTTCGAATTTAAAACTCttaaatgttaattttatGACTTACGTAAAAAGACAAAGATTGTCTTGACTCTTGtgattataaatattaattttaagatattGATGTTATTAATGTCaaatattatgatttatatgaGTCAAAGGGTAATTGTTATGTTTTCTTTACACttagattattaatatattttataattctgaatgaaatttataaatttcaatatcGCAATTTACAAAAGACAAGAGTGACAATTTCTACTTTCTTTTAGTCCAAAGTCGAACTAATCAAATCAATTCAATTTTTGATCGATTCAATTCTCTTTTTAAATTTGGTTGGTTCAatcctttttcaaaaaattaaatcccTTTGATCCTTAATTATGACGAATTGAACCAACCAACCGATGAATTGTCCATCCCTAATTTTACTTTAGAGAGGAAAAACCAGATAACAAAAGAACATGGGAAAGAAGTGTTTGGGCTAGCCTAAGGCCCAATTTAGCTAATTTGTGCTTAGTCAAGTATAAGCCCAACATTAATCTTATACTATAAAATAACATTTGATACATTAATGTATTATAAATTACatttcatattatatattgttatatttaatataaaactAGACAAATACTCGCGCTATGCAGcaggtttgaaaatttttataaacacTTAGatgttaaaaattatgaaCCGGTGATAAAAATTGTAAAAGTTGTTATTGATATAATCCTGCTAATTAATATTTGACATGTGTACAATTTGTCAATAAATGCACAAAAACTATCCTAATATGTACAAAAATTGTTCTCATTCTCAATGAGCAGAATAttatcctaaaaaaaaaacaataaccCTACTAATTAATATTCAACATATCTACAAATAACATCTATTacaaaatgttaaaaaaattgttcgTATAAATCAATGAGCAAGCTgtttgaaaaacaaaacaaaagtatTGCGCATGCATCCGCAAGATATGGGAGTTCTAGAGGTACATGATTCCCCTAGATGCTCTATTCAATATGGGGTTTTgggattttcaaaattactgTAAAAATCTTAGCAGCCTAAAAAAACCTTTGATAGTAAGATAACAGTCAACAATATATCACAGAAAGCAAAGTGGCACATAGATCCATACatcatgttaatttattttgaaaggaGAAGACTCAAAGAGCAGGACTAGCCAATTCCGAAAAATTACATGTACTATGTAATCATTTTTGTCAAGGAAACCTAAGTATGGTAGTCCCTGATCTAATACACCATCCACCATCAATATTACTTATCTCTTAACCAATAACACAGTGACAATTAGGATAAAAGCTCTAAAGACTGAAAAAGCTATGTTGGTGGTgatgaaataaatcttaacAAAAAGGATgcctcttttattttattcctaaTTAGATTATCTATTAATTGTTGCTATTGAAGAGAGAAGCAATTACACAGTTAAACTAGCAAagtagaaataaagaaaattgaaaccaaaatttttatgaaaaagagaatttgaaAGCAGGAACCTAACTACAAAATCTTCTACACCAAGGTTTTGATACAATAGCTAATAGTAATGTCTAAGTCCAACCATTCACAGCATTAGCTTTACGCTAGTGTCATAGAAAGGTTTGGTTCATTCTCAGTGTGAATTGTAGAGAGGCAATAACAGTTTACTTGCACAACAGGTAACCAATCATAAATGtaattagtaattttttaGCCTCCATACTGATCCAAGTGGCCATTATTTTACTTTACGCTCAAGGAATGTTcatttttcatacttttggCATGTAGATTGCCCGCTGTAAAGAGGGTTCTTGTGATAGGGAGAGGAAAcgttgcaaacaagtaaaatgatGTGCCAGAGGTGACAGAGAGGAAGATTGAAGCAGTTCCTGAAGTACTAAATGCTGTGACAGGTGGaagacaataagaaaagaCTTAAAGAGACTTAGAGAGTACAAGataattagagagagaagctcTCAAGTTGAGAATGTGTTAACTTGAAGGGGGAGAGAAGAGTCCTCCCAATGAGGCTCTATATATAGTGCTAAAAGTGACGGTTACATAAAAATAGGCTTTAATACGCCtaatgaatgacattattatgAAGAATATTAATTAAAGTAACCGTTACTGTAATTAGATGTAGTAAGACTTgttctcaagtaaaggtaataGAAAAGAGGTGTACAAgaataggtacaagagaagaagctgtacgagaataggtacaagagaaTAAGCTGTACATGAATAAGTATATGAGAACAAGATAAGAGGGTGAAACACTTGTACTTCAAGAAAGGGTTAAGAGGAAGACCTCTTAACTACCTCCATATCTGAGCCACCAAGCCAAACTCTCTGAAACATCCCAAGATGAAAGTAACCCATGAACCCTGCCACTTATTCTGAGTTACTTTCACTGTCATCCAAGTGAAGCGGTTATTCTATTCAAAGTGGTTGTTCTACTTGTATTAGTTATTCTATATGGAGTAATACTTTACTTTTTCTAATTGTTCTGCTTTAAGTAATACTTGAAGTAGCGCTTCACTTGTTCTGCGTGAAGTAGCGCTTCACTTGTTCTGCGTGAAGTAACGCTTCACTTGTTCTAGTTATTCTGCGTGAAGTAACACTTCACTTGTTCTGGTTGTTCTCTATATAATATTATGTTGTAACATAATTCTTTAGAGTAACAGTATTAACCAAAATCTAGTATCTACATTTTGCCCCCTGCATAAGAATtcattgttaaaaataattcttatgtattaatttaaagtataattttttttgtactaTAACGTATTGTATTGTATTACTTTGAACAGTAATGCCTTGGGCAGTACTACTTTAGACAGTAACACCTTAGCCAGTAATACTTTAGGTAGTAACACATTACTGTCTTGTGTAAGGTGTACtactaattttaattaatttttttttatcaatatcTTTTGTAATATATGATTGATTAtgcaataatatttaatatctttcgtaatatttgattgtattttttttttttaatgtcaatatcttttgtaatattttattgattatgcaataatatttaatatctttttcataaaaacctTGATTCTATGTGGCTTATAAATATCAAGTTATTACAAACAATTTTCttcattcaaatttaaagtaaagcaaaaacaaatttcaGAGCAAAGTCGATTCTTTTGCGGATCTTTTCAAGTaagtaagtttttttttttttttattagttgaATTTCTCATACTTGTTGCCCCCtgcatgaaattttttttttattaaaatatgaggaaagagaaaaaaaaatttcatgcatgagatattttgattataaaagaaaatcataaagTAAGAACATTTATGTTACCTTGGCTttgttttaatcttttattacTCTGACTCATTGCAAGGTAGCTGTGGTTTCTATTTGCTTTTTGAATCTTACAAATTGGAGTAATAGgcttcttaatttatttattattattttttaagtataatttattgtttttattttgacatatAGTGTTTAatagaaaagagaaatattagaataaagaaatcaagaaaaaaaaattaaagtgaaCGGCATGTTAGGAAGGAGAAATACtagaataaagaaacaaaCTAGTAAATGCATAAAAAGTTGGCAAAAGCTGCATgtctttcttttgtcttttgtttGACTTTGACCCTTGTCTTTTGTTTTGCATAAAAGCTAACAAAACTGAACGGCATgtctttctaattttttttttattattttacttgGGCTTGTACTATGACTTTGACTTGTGTTATGCCTTGCTCTAGCTTTAAAGTAAAAACTTTTTAAGTGAAGCTCGCGGCATGTGCCGCGAGCAATTTTAAGTGAAGCTCGCGGCATGTGCCGCGAGCATTTTTAAGTGAAGCTCGCGGCACATTTTTAAGTGATTTGCCGCGAGCTCTTTTTAACAAAGCTCGCAGCAAGCGTTGCGAGTTccttaaatattatatatatatttaaaatgttatatatataatttttttttttaagttttacttatttattatatatatttatttatattgcatataaaaataataataatataaaaatctataattttgataagttTTATTGTTTTACTTTATggttgtgattttttttatgcataataaataagtaaaaataaaaaaaattattacgtATGTATACTTATCTCTTTTTTCATGATCATGTTTGTAGGCAGCTTTTTCCATCATCCTCTATGCCTAGGACGCGTGTCCCTCCGAAGATCAATTATGGTGAGCCTGGAAGAGTTGCAACAAGGAAGAAAACCACTGCACATAAAAGGAAGAATAGTGATTCCAAATTAGTTGCTCCCAAGAAAATTAGAGTAGGAAAGAGTGGTGAAGTTCCTCCTGTTCTTGAAAATTGGGAAGATGAaattattagaaaaataagagaagaTCGTTTTTGGGGAGAAGTTCGTGCCAGACAGGTTAACGAACATCCCTCTAAGTCTGTTGGATATGATTGGAATCGTTTATTCTCAAAAGCACCTCCTCATAGAAGAAGTGGTATTCCAGGACCATCTATTCTGAAATTCAGGTTTGAACGTGGTGAGTTTCCCCTTTCTGCTACTAAGTTAGGGTCCAATTCTCAATTTGTTCATGGTTGGGATGAATGGGTAACTAAAGTATTGAAGAATCCTTCTTATGTTAAACTTCTCTCTTCTGCTGGGATACTTGATGCTATACGTATCACTTCTAAGCTCAATATTCGTAGAGAAAAAAGGATAAATGTGTGGCGTGCTATTCTTGCGAAGTGGAGCACGTTTTCTCATACTATGATTACTGCATGGGGGGAATTTACCTTCACTCTAGAAGATGTGTGTGTTCTCTTGGAACTTCCTTGTATAGGAAAGGATGATTTTCACTctattaagctttctgaaGAAGAGGTATGTACTCAAGACTTTCTTTGATCTACTTAAGAGTCTGAGTAAAACTTCGAAGGTTGCACGATTTTTCAATTGGATAAggattttttataaaaagttcAATGCTAAAGGAATTGAGATTGATTCTCCTAAGTACCCAAACCATAAGTATGAGCTAGTaactttaataattttttgattggCACGACACGTACTCCCAAGGTGTCCAGATGATGGTATCTCCTCAGCAGTTGTTCCTTTAGCAATAAAAATTGTTAAGGGAATACGCTTTCCTCTTGCTCCACTGTATTTAGGATCCCTATATAAGAGATTAGACTTATACCAACTCAAAACTATTGAGTCAGCTGGGCGTTACAAGGTTTTGACTTATGTGGATGTTTCCTTCATTCAGATGTGCTTATGGGAAAGGTTTGGCACTTGTGCTCCCATGCCTAATGCATATCCTTTTGCATCTTTTTCTATGAATAACCCTTTATCCAGAAACAACTATAGAGCTTGGGCATGGCATGATCGACTACAAAGGGGTAATGTTCTTGAAGTGATGGATGTTACAAAAGAATTCAATCTCAGACCTTATGTGCAGCCTATAAATGGATTTGGTGATCCTGCAATTTATTATGACCTTCATTCTCTACAGTCTAGAAGAATGAGCTCACGAGGTATTAACTTTTGTATATGGGTTCATAGTTCCCATTTACCTTCTATGATTGAGAGTTTTAGTTCTGGTGGAGATAGAAACTTTCGTTCTGTTGAAGTGTATTCTCCTTATAGAGTGGCACGTCAATTTGGATTTGACCAACCAGCTCCACCTGACTCCTCTTCGCCTATCAACTTTTATTCTTGCgtttcttcatttctcatgAAAGGACTTTCACTCCGTTCAGATAAACTGAAAAGTTGTACTGTCCCAGCTTTTGATAGAGTTGGTATCCACACTTCTGGATGGTTTGCTTATTGGATGGAGTGTGTTGAAGAATGGAGATATTTTATTGTTCCTTTGACTAATCCCAAAGCTTGTCTCTACACTTTTTTTATAAGTAACTCCGATGTATCCTTACGCTTGATTtctctcaaaaagaaaagaaatgtaaaTGCAGAAAAAGATGATGTTCCTCGCGCTCTTACTCATCAAACAGAACATGTGCATCGAAAAGTAAGTTCATCTTTTActtcttcttttactttttttttaaaatattttttttttgtagagaGAAACAACTGTGAGAGTAGAACTTAAACTCGATTGAAGAGGAAGAAACTTTTGAAGCTGAGACTGAGGAAGAATCATGTGACTCTGAACGTAGTGATGAATTTGATAATGAGTCTGTTGATGTTGATGAAGCTAAAAATGAGAGTGAGCTAGCCCCTTTTGATGATTTAATTGATTTGAATGttctatttccaaatcatgttCAGAGCTTTATTCCCCAAGTTATTCAAGATGAGGCTATTCTTAATACCGAGGTTGTTCCTAACACTGAGGTTATTTCTGCTATTGAGATTGTACCTGATGTTAGAGTTGATGCTGGAGCTATTCTTGATGTTGTCATCAATAATGTCGGAGCAACTTCCAATATTGAGGTTGTTCATGATGTTGGAGTTGTTACTAATGATGCTAGAGCTACTCCGATTAATTCTCGTGCTTCTTCCNGTGAGAGTAGAACTTAAACTCGATTGAAGAGGAAGAAACTTTTGAAGCTGAGACTGAGGAAGAATCATGTGACTCTGAACGTAgtgatgaatttgatgatAAGTCTGTTAATGTTGATGAAGCTGAAAGTGAAGGTGAGCTAGCCCCTTTTGATGATGTCCTTGATTTGGATgttctattttcaaatcatgtTCAGAGCTTTATTCCCCAAGTTATTCAAGATGAGGCTATTCTTAATACCGAGGTTGTTCCTAACACTGAGGTTATTTCTGCTGTTGAGATTGTACCTGATGTTAGAGTTGATGTTGGAGCTATTCTTGATGTTGTCATCAATAATGTCGGAGCAACTTCCAACATTGAGGTTGTTCATGATGTTGGAGTTGTTACTAATGATGCTAGAGCTACTCCGTTTAATTATCGTGCTTCTTCCTCCCCAGTACCAGAACACAAAGATGCAAGTAGTGCTTCTGGCACTCAAATAACACATACTAAACAAAGTGGTAAGAAAGTTGACTTCCATGGCTTTCAAGTTTCATTGGAGTATGTGGCATACTTGGAGCATGTTTTCAATATAGAAAGAGTTTTGGAGTACCTCCCTTGTAAAGAACGTAGACATCATTTGCTTAATGATGGAAGTGTTGGGTAGAGCTTTAGCCATTTCCCATGCTCCACTAATGAGTACTTCACCAGAGGAATTGCAACAGATGTTACAGGATTTCGATGATGCTTGTAACTTTGGATTCAAGCTTGAATGCCTCAATGATTGTAGATCTAAAGCCAAGATTTTTCTCAACAAGTCTTTCTTGGAGAATGAGTTAGAAGACATTGCAGCGAAGATAGCTTCACTGAAAAAACGTGAAGCTGAAGTACAAGAACAATTAGTTGTATTTGCCAATAATAACTCTTCTCTATGGAGTATGTAATTGACTagtcttttgcttttcttttactctttttgaAAGCTCATTTGAGCTAGTACTCCGCTATTGATAtatcatatttctttttcttttgcaataataataatgctATACGCTTGTTGCGTAGGTGTTTACATTTCATATTATTGTATGTGGCCAAAAAGAAACTCTCAACTTTTCATCAAGGAGATTAACTCTAACTTGATATGAATGAGGTTAATTCAACCCTTAAAATAAGTAAGCGTAAGAGCTGCGGCCAATTTGTGAGTAATAAGCTAGGGCCAAGAAATGAGCGATAAAGCTAGCGCCCAATAGCATAACATCATTACAGCCAAATTATGAGCGATAAAACTAGCGGCTAGAATGTGAATAATAAATTATGGTCAAAGAATAAACGATAAAGCTTGCGACCAAAAGTATAATATCATTGCAGCCAAAATATGAGCGGTAAAGCTTGCGACTGAAGTAAGAATATCATTGCAGCCAAAATATGAACGGTAAAGCTTGCGACTGAAGTAAGAATAATGAACAATGGTCAAAGAATAAGCAATAAAGCTTGCGACCAATagtataatataattacaGCCAAAATATAAGCGATAAAGCTAGCggttgaatatgaatttttttttaatgtcaaattGCAATTCATAAAGCGATGAAGAGTTAAAGTCATAGAAATATCACACATGAGCAGGAAGCAAGTTGTTCTGGACCTTGTTGTTCTCAATCAACAACTCTTCTACTTGCATTTTCTTATGAAATATTCCCTTTTAAAAAGGATCTCTTTTTTCTCTACCTTTTTCTTAAATTGCATTCACTGTTGAAGTATTCTTTCTATCGAAGCAAGTAGCTCTCTTTTGTTTGAGAACCGTATTATTGGTTCTTCTTGCCATTTCCATTAACGAAGTAAAAGTTGGAAGAGGTAAATTCTGCTAGTGTAGCCTACACTcgtcaaacttttttttttgaatgcaAACCATCACCAACTCCTTCTCATCATAAAACTCTTGTATATCCAACACCCTTTCTCTAAAGTGTTAGATGTATTTCATGAGGTCTTCTTTGAACTTTTGATATTCTGTTCCCAAATCAAGGAGATTAACCTTCTCTTGAGTAGAGAAAAAGAACTCCTCCCTAAACATCCACATCGATTGTAGTTTCTCCATTTCCTTCATTCCCCTTAGTGTTTGTAACTAGAGGAATGACTTTGTCAGGTGCATTCTCATTAAAGTATACAGattgagcttgaaaaatgatgGAAGTGAAAGATGCAAGTTGAGATATGGTCTCCAACATCCGCCTATTGTTGTCTTCTAGCATTTGCATTCTCTCTTAAGAAGCCtcaatcattttcatcaacttTTGGATGTAGGTTGGAATAGATGTATCTTGGTTACTAAAGGAACTGTCTATTACTTCCAATAACGCAAAGTTTTTCTAGTAAGCTTTTACTTAATGTAATCACTCCTCCCTAGTGGAGTCGCCAAAATGTAAAGGGGATTCTTGTGATAGGGAGAGGAAGcgttgcaaacaagtaaaatgatGTGCCAAAGGCGACAGAGAGAAAGATTGAAGCAGTTCCTGAAGTACTAAGTGCTGTGGCAGGTGGAAGACAATAAGAAGAGACTTAAAGAGACTTATAGAGTACAAGataattagagagagaatttaAGGAGAGAAGCTCTCAAGTTGAGAATCTGTTAGCTTAGAGGGGGGAGAAAAGTCCCTCTAAATGAATTGTGAAGCTCTATATATAGTGCTAAAAGTGACTGTTACTCAAGAATAGGATTTAATGCGCCTAATAAATGACATTATTATGAAGNTTGAATTGTGAGGCTCTATATATAATGCTAAAAGTGACGGTTACATAAAAATAGGCTTTAATACGCCtaatgaatgacattattatgAAGAATATTAATTAACGTAACCGTTACTGTGATTGGATGTAGTAAGACTTgttctcaagtaaaggtaataGAAAAGAGGTGTACAAgaataggtacaagagaaGAAGCTGTACGAGAATAGATACAAGAGAATAAGCTGTACATGAATAAGTATACGAGAACAAGATAAGAGGGTGAAACACTTGTACTTCAGGAAAGGATTAAGAGGAAGACCTCTTAACTACCTCAATAGATGAGCCACCAAGCCAAACTATTTGAAACATCTCAAGATGAAAGTAACCCATAAACTCTACCACTTATTCTGAGCTACTTTCACTGTCATCCAAGTGAAGcgattattttattcaaagtGACTGTTCTACTTGTATTAGTTGTTCCATATGGAGTAATACTTTACTTTTTCTAATTGTTCTGCTTTAAGTAGTACTTCACTTATTCTGCGTGAAGTAACGCTTCACTTGTTCTGCGTGAAGTAGCTCTTCACTTATTCTAATTATTCTGCGTGAAGTAACACTTCATTTATTC from the Theobroma cacao cultivar B97-61/B2 chromosome 8, Criollo_cocoa_genome_V2, whole genome shotgun sequence genome contains:
- the LOC18592888 gene encoding uncharacterized protein LOC18592888 yields the protein MSFGDTQSQPELVITVTESIRLFLLSASNDPCLSQEFRQLALTLSSRTNAPYKPIRSIWIGSDVGTRPKLISLFSGSDFVFTSPKLREKSEELKQRLRKLKEIAERKEYEDLVKDITPKKDLNEPFSNYKDQLGFGLHVSLIMFTGYLGGYFAFRALFNHNSTMNAAGGILGLVLGMLLETLLFIIRTSNPDFKSSSSTSRLKKNQ